A segment of the Bdellovibrio sp. ArHS genome:
TTCCTCGGCGAAGCGTTCCCATCGAAAACAATGAAGGTGGGTTATTTCGAGCAAGAACCTCAGCTAGATTCCACTTTGACGGTGAAAGAAAATATCTTTGCCGGCATGGGAGAGTTGCCTTTGTTGATGAAGGAATACAACGCCATCAACGACAAATTCAGCGATCCCGATCTGGATCCTGACGAAATGAACAAGTTGATCGAAAAACAAGGCGCTATTCAGGAAAAATTGGAAGCGCTGGGTGCCTGGGATGTCGATCAAAAAATCGAGATCGTGATGGATGCTCTTCGTTGTCCAGATGGCGATCTGCCTGTGACGAATCTTTCGGGCGGTGAAAAACGCCGTGTCGCTTTGGCCAGACTGATCATGTCTGAGCCGGATATCTTGCTTTTGGATGAGCCTACGAATCATTTGGACGCAGAGTCCGTAGCGTGGTTAGAACAATATCTTTCGAAGTTCCCGGGAACCGTGATCGCGGTCACGCATGACCGTTATTTCCTGGATAATGTTGCCGGCTGGATTTTAGAGCTGGATCGTGGTGAAGGCATTCCTTGGAAAGGAAACTACACGTCTTGGCTTGAACAAAAAGACAAGCGTACGGCCAACGAAGCCAAAGACCAAGCTCGCAAAGCTAAAACTTTAGAGCGCGAATTGGATTGGATCCGTCAGGGGGCAAAAGCTCGTCAGGCGAAATCAAAAGCGCGTATTTCGAATTACGAAAACCTTTTGAAAGAAGCCTCTCCGGAAAAAATCCAAGAGATGTCCATCTATATTCCACCGGGACCTCGCTTGGGGGATATCGTCGTTGAGGCAAAAAACATCACCAAAGCCTACGACCACAAGGTGCTTTTGGATGACGTCAGCTTCACGATTCCGCGCGGAGCCATCGTCGGTGTTATCGGACCTAACGGTGTGGGTAAATCGACTTTGTTCCGCATGATCACGGGCAAAGAGCAGCCGGACTCGGGCTCTTTCAAAGTGGGCGAGACGGTGAAGATTGCCTATGTCGATCAAACTCGTGAAACTTTAGACCCAAATAAAACGATCTTTGAAGAGTTGTCTGGTGGTCAGGATGTGATCCAGTTAGGCACGCGCGAAATCAATGCTCGTCAATACGTTTCCTGGTTTAACTTTTCGGGAACTGACCAGCAGAAGAAAGTCGGTCAGTTGTCAGGTGGTGAAAGAAACCGCGTGAACATGGCGAAAATTCTTAAGCAGGGTGCCAATCTGTTGCTTCTGGATGAACCGACGAATGATTTGGACGTCAACACGATGCGAGCTCTGGAAGAGGCGTTGCTTGAGTTCGGTGGGTCGGCTGTGGTGATTTCGCATGACCGTTGGTTCTTAGACCGCGTCTGCACTCATATCATGGCTTTTGAAGGGGACTCCAAGATCGAGTTTTTCCCTGGAAACTTCACAGAGTACGAAGAAGACCGCAAGAAACGTTTGGGCGAAAACGCAGCTCCCAAGCGTATCCGCTTTA
Coding sequences within it:
- the ettA gene encoding energy-dependent translational throttle protein EttA translates to MSQEIIYTMKGVSKVYPPQRYVLKDIYLSYFYGAKIGVLGLNGSGKSTLLRIMAGVDKDFLGEAFPSKTMKVGYFEQEPQLDSTLTVKENIFAGMGELPLLMKEYNAINDKFSDPDLDPDEMNKLIEKQGAIQEKLEALGAWDVDQKIEIVMDALRCPDGDLPVTNLSGGEKRRVALARLIMSEPDILLLDEPTNHLDAESVAWLEQYLSKFPGTVIAVTHDRYFLDNVAGWILELDRGEGIPWKGNYTSWLEQKDKRTANEAKDQARKAKTLERELDWIRQGAKARQAKSKARISNYENLLKEASPEKIQEMSIYIPPGPRLGDIVVEAKNITKAYDHKVLLDDVSFTIPRGAIVGVIGPNGVGKSTLFRMITGKEQPDSGSFKVGETVKIAYVDQTRETLDPNKTIFEELSGGQDVIQLGTREINARQYVSWFNFSGTDQQKKVGQLSGGERNRVNMAKILKQGANLLLLDEPTNDLDVNTMRALEEALLEFGGSAVVISHDRWFLDRVCTHIMAFEGDSKIEFFPGNFTEYEEDRKKRLGENAAPKRIRFKMV